Proteins co-encoded in one Cynocephalus volans isolate mCynVol1 chromosome 11, mCynVol1.pri, whole genome shotgun sequence genomic window:
- the USP19 gene encoding ubiquitin carboxyl-terminal hydrolase 19 isoform X17, producing the protein MLRWLLASRLGEDWLLVPCWRIWPQRLAKIAGPGRKRRSPDPDTVADPGALWLSTKRLKMSGGSSATDPRRGPPGLEEAASKKKQKDRANQESKDGDPRRGSVSIPQEEQTKEELLLDWRQSADEVIVKLRVGMGPLRLDEVDAAFTDTDCVVRLPGGRQWGGVFYAEIESSCTKVQARKGGLLQLALPKKVPLLTWPSLLVEAEEQLCVPPLNPQTCLLGSEENLALLAGEKTVSPRNDPVSPAMAQSVDPGKDDHVKEMAVAADVGTLVDEPEPMVNLAFVKNDSYEKGPDSVVVHVYVKEIHRDTSRVLFREQDFTLIFQTRDGNFLRLHLGCGPHTIFRWQVKLRNLIEPEQCTFCFTASRIDICLRKRQSQRWGGLEAPAARVGGAKVAVPTGPTPLDSTPPGGAPHPLTGQDESRAVEKDKPKARSEDTGLDGVVARTPVEHVTPKPEPHLASPKPTCMVPPMPHSPVSGDSVEEEEEEEKKVCLPGFTGLVNLGNTCFMNSVIQSLSNTRELRDFFHDRSFESEINYNNPLGTGGRLAIGFAVLLRALWKGTHHAFQPSKLKAIVASKASQFTGYAQHDAQEFMAFLLDGLHEDLNRIQNKPYTETVDSDGRPDEVVAEEAWQRHKMRNDSFIVDLFQGQYKSKLVCPVCAKVSITFDPFLYLPVPLPQKQKVLPVFYFAREPHSKPVKFLVSISKENSSASEVLDSLSQSVHVKPENLRLAEVIKNRFHRVFLPSHSLDTVSPSDVLLCFELLSPELAKERVVVLEVQQRPQVPSIPISKCAACQRKQQSEDEKLKRCTRCYRVGYCNQLCQKTHWPDHKGLCRPENIGYPFLVSVPASRLTYARLAQLLEGYARYSVSVFQPPFQPGRMALETQGPGCTTLLSTSSLEAEDSERDPIQPPELQLVTPVAEGDTGVPRAWAAPDRGPVPSTSGISSEMLASGPTEVGSLPAGEKVSRPEAAVPGYQHPSETMNAHTPQFFIYKIDTSNREQRLEDKGETLLELGDDCSLALVWRNNERLQEFVLVASKELECAEDPGSAGEAARAGHFTLDQCLNLFTRPEVLAPEEAWYCPQCKQHREASKQLLLWRLPNVLIVQLKRFSFRSFIWRDKINDLVEFPVRNLDLSKFCIGQKEEQLPSYDLYAVINHYGGMIGGHYTACARLPNDRSSQRSDVGWRLFDDSTVTTVDESQIVTRYAYVLFYRRRNSPVERPPREGHSEHHPDLGPAAEAAASQASRIWQELEAEEELVPEGPEPLGLWGPQDWVGPPPRGPTTPDEGCLRYFVLGTMAALVALVLNVFYPLVSQSRWR; encoded by the exons ATGCTACGCTGGTTGCTGGCCTCCCGCCTCGGAGAGGACTG GCTGTTAGTTCCTTGCTGGAGAATTTGGCCTCAAAGACTTGCCAAGATAGCTGGGCCAGGAAGAAAGCGCCGCAGCCCTGACCCAGACACCGTTGCCGACCCTGGGGCACTCTGGCTGTCGACTAAGCGGCTCAAGATGTCTGGTGGGTCCAGTGCCACAGACCCGAGGAGGGGGCCCCCAGGACTGGAGGAGGCCGCTAGTAAGAAGAAGCAGAAGGATCGAGCAAACCAGGAGAGCAAAGATGGAGATCCCAGGAGAG GGTCAGTATCCATTCCTCAAGAGGAGCAGACCAAAGAGG AGTTGTTGCTCGATTGGAGGCAGAGTGCAGATGAAGTAATTGTCAAGCTTCGTGTAGGAATGGGTCCCCTGCGGCTGGATGAGGTGGATGCTGCTTTCACAGACACGGACTGTGTGGTGCGGCTTCCAG GTGGTCGGCAATGGGGGGGTGTCTTCTATGCTGAGATAGAAAGTTCTTGCACCAAAGTGCAGGCCCGCAAGGGTGGTCTCCTGCAGCTGGCACTGCCCAAGAAGGTGCCTCTGCTCACGTGGCCCTCTCTCCTG GTTGAGGCTGAGGAACAGCTATGTGTACCACCGCTGAACCCCCAAACCTGCCTCCTGGGCTCAGAGGAGAATTTAGCCCTTTTGGCAGGAGAGAAGACAGTGTCCCCCAGGAATGACCCAGTCTCTCCAGCCATGGCCCAGAGCGTAGACCCTGGAAAAGATGACCATGTCAAGGAGATGGCAGTGGCCGCAGATGTTGGAACCTTGGTGGATG AGCCTGAGCCCATGGTGAACCTGGCATTTGTCAAGAATGATTCATATGAGAAGGGGCCAGATTCAGTGGTGGTGCACGTGTATGTGAAAGAGATCCACAGGGACACCTCTCGAGTACTTTTCCGCGAGCAGGACTTCACGCTCATCTTCCAGACCAG GGATGGAAACTTCCTGAGGCTGCACCTGGGGTGTGGGCCCCACACCATCTTCCGTTGGCAGGTGAAGCTCAG gaacctgattgaaccagagCAGTGCACCTTCTGTTTCACGGCCTCTCGCATCGACATCTGCCTTCGTAAGCGGCAGAGTCAGCGCTGGGGGGGCCTGGAGGCCCCAGCTGCACGAG TGGGTGGTGCAAAGGTTGCCGTGCCGACAGGTCCAACCCCTCTGGATTCAACCCCACCAGgaggtgccccccaccccctgacaGGCCAGGACGAATCCCGGGCTGTGGAGAAGGATAAACCCAAGGCTCGATCTGAGGACACAGGGCTGGATGGTGTGGTGGCCCGCACCCCTGTGGAACATGTAACCCCAAAGCCAGAGCCACACCTGGCCTCG CCCAAACCAACATGTATGGTGCCTCCGATGCCCCACAGCCCCGTGAGCGGAGACagtgtggaggaggaggaggaggaagagaagaaggtgTGTCTGCCAGGCTTCACTGGCCTTGTCAATTTAGGCAACACTTGCTTCATGAACAGCGTCATTCAGTCTCTGTCCAACACTCGAGAACTCCGGGACTTCTTCCATG ACCGCTCCTTTGAGTCCGAGATCAACTACAACAACCCGCTGGGGACTGGTGGGCGTCTGGCCATTGGCTTTGCTGTGCTGCTCCGGGCGCTGTGGAAGGGCACCCACCATGCCTTCCAACCTTCTAAGTTGAAG GCCATTGTGGCGAGCAAGGCCAGCCAGTTCACAGGCTATGCACAGCATGATGCCCAGGAATTCATGGCCTTCCTGCTGGACGGGCTGCATGAGGACCTGAATCGTATCCAGAACAAGCCCTACACAGAGACAGTGGACTCAGATGGGCGGCCTGATGAG GTGGTGGCTGAGGAAGCATGGCAGCGGCACAAGATGAGGAATGACTCTTTCATCGTGGACCTATTTCAGGGCCAGTACAAGTCGAAGCTGGTGTGCCCTGTATGTGCCAAG GTATCCATCACTTTTGACCCATTCCTTTACCTGCCAGTGCCCTTACCACAGAAGCAGAAGGTTCTCCCTGTGTTTTATTTTGCCCGAGAACCCCACAGCAAGCCTGTCAAG TTCCTGGTGAGCATTAGCAAGGAGAACTCCAGTGCAAGTGAAGTGTTGGATTCTCTCTCTCAGAGCGTCCACGTGAAGCCTGAGAACCTGCGTCTGGCTGAG GTAATTAAGAATCGCTTCCACCGTGTCTTCCTGCCCTCCCACTCACTGGACACTGTGTCCCCATCTGACGTGCTTCTCTGCTTTGAGCTGCTATCCCCAGAGTTGGCTAAGGAGCGGGTAGTGGTGCTAGAGGTGCAACAG CGCCCCCAGGTGCCCAGCATCCCCATCTCCAAGTGTGCAGCCTGCCAGCGAAAGCAGCAGTCGGAGGATGAAAAGCTGAAGCGCTGTACCCGTTGCTATCGTGTGGGCTACTGTAACCA GCTCTGCCAGAAAACACACTGGCCTGACCACAAGGGCCTCTGCCGCCCTGAGAACATTGGTTATCCCTTCCTGGTCAGTGTACCTGCCTCACGCCTCACTTATGCCCGTCTTGCTCAGCTCCTAGAGGGCTATGCCCG GTACTCTGTGAGTGTATTCCAGCCACCCTTCCAGCCTGGCCGCATGGCCTTGGAGACTCAGGGCCCTGGCTGCACCACACTGCTCTCCACTAgctccctggaggctgaggacAGTGAGAGGGACCCCATTCAGCCACCTGAGCTCCAGTTGGTGACCCCTGTAGCTGAGGGTGACACAGGGGTTCCCCGGGCATGGGCAGCCCCTGATCGGGGTCCTGTGCCCAGCACCAGTGGAATTTCTTCTGAGATGCTGGCCAGTGGGCCCACTGAGGTTGGCTCCTTGCCTGCTGGTGAGAAGGTATCCCGGCCTGAAG CTGCTGTGCCTGGGTACCAACATCCAAGTGAAACCATGAATGCCCACACACCCcagttcttcatctataaaatagacaCATCCAACCGAGAACAGCGACTAGAGGACAAAG GAGAGACCCTACTGGAGCTGGGTGATGACTGTAGCCTGGCCCTTGTCTGGCGGAACAATGAGCGCCTGCAGGAGTTTGTGCTGGTAGCCTCCAAGGAGCTGGAATGTGCTGAGGATCCAGGCTCTGCTGGGGAGGCTGCCCGTGCTGGCCACTTTACCCTGGACCAGTGCCTCAATCTCTTCACAcggcctgaggtgctggcaccTGAGGAGGCCTG GTACTGCCCACAATGCAAACAGCATCGTGAAGCCTCCAAGCAGCTGTTGCTGTGGCGCCTGCCAAATGTGCTCATCGTGCAGCTCAAGCGCTTCTCCTTTCGCAGTTTCATCTGGCGTGACAAGATCAATGACTTGGTCGAGTTCCCTGTTCG GAACCTGGACCTGAGCAAGTTCTGCATTGGTCAGAAAGAGGAGCAGTTGCCCAGCTACGACCTTTATGCTGTCATCAACCACTATGGAGGCATGATCGGTGGCCACTATACTGCGTGTGCACGCCTGCCCAATGATCGCAGCAGCCAGCGCAGTGACGTGG GCTGGCGCTTATTTGATGACAGCACGGTGACCACAGTAGACGAGAGCCAGATCGTGACGCGTTATGCCTATGTACTCTTCTACCGCCGGCGGAACTCTCCTGTGGAGAGGCCCCCCAGGGAAGGTCACTCTGAGCACCACCCAGACCTAGGCCCTGCAGCTGAGGCTGCTGCCAGCCAG GCTTCCCGGATTTGGCAGGAGCTGGAGGCCGAGGAGGAGCTGGTGCCTGAGGGGCCTGAGCCCCTGGGTCTCTGGGGGCCCCAAGACTGGGTGGGCCCCCCGCCACGTGGCCCTACCACACCAGACGAGGGCTGCCTCCGGTACTTTGTCCTGGGCACCATGGCAGCTTTGGTGGCCCTCGTGCTCAACGTGTTCTATCCTCTGGTATCTCAGAGTCGCTGGAGATGA
- the USP19 gene encoding ubiquitin carboxyl-terminal hydrolase 19 isoform X14, with product MLRWLLASRLGEDWLLVPCWRIWPQRLAKIAGPGRKRRSPDPDTVADPGALWLSTKRLKMSGGSSATDPRRGPPGLEEAASKKKQKDRANQESKDGDPRRGSVSIPQEEQTKEELLLDWRQSADEVIVKLRVGMGPLRLDEVDAAFTDTDCVVRLPGGRQWGGVFYAEIESSCTKVQARKGGLLQLALPKKVPLLTWPSLLVEAEEQLCVPPLNPQTCLLGSEENLALLAGEKTVSPRNDPVSPAMAQSVDPGKDDHVKEMAVAADVGTLVDGKEPEPMVNLAFVKNDSYEKGPDSVVVHVYVKEIHRDTSRVLFREQDFTLIFQTRDGNFLRLHLGCGPHTIFRWQVKLRNLIEPEQCTFCFTASRIDICLRKRQSQRWGGLEAPAARGAVGGAKVAVPTGPTPLDSTPPGGAPHPLTGQDESRAVEKDKPKARSEDTGLDGVVARTPVEHVTPKPEPHLASPKPTCMVPPMPHSPVSGDSVEEEEEEEKKVCLPGFTGLVNLGNTCFMNSVIQSLSNTRELRDFFHDRSFESEINYNNPLGTGGRLAIGFAVLLRALWKGTHHAFQPSKLKAIVASKASQFTGYAQHDAQEFMAFLLDGLHEDLNRIQNKPYTETVDSDGRPDEVVAEEAWQRHKMRNDSFIVDLFQGQYKSKLVCPVCAKVSITFDPFLYLPVPLPQKQKVLPVFYFAREPHSKPVKFLVSISKENSSASEVLDSLSQSVHVKPENLRLAEVIKNRFHRVFLPSHSLDTVSPSDVLLCFELLSPELAKERVVVLEVQQRPQVPSIPISKCAACQRKQQSEDEKLKRCTRCYRVGYCNQLCQKTHWPDHKGLCRPENIGYPFLVSVPASRLTYARLAQLLEGYARYSVSVFQPPFQPGRMALETQGPGCTTLLSTSSLEAEDSERDPIQPPELQLVTPVAEGDTGVPRAWAAPDRGPVPSTSGISSEMLASGPTEVGSLPAGEKVSRPEAAVPGYQHPSETMNAHTPQFFIYKIDTSNREQRLEDKGETLLELGDDCSLALVWRNNERLQEFVLVASKELECAEDPGSAGEAARAGHFTLDQCLNLFTRPEVLAPEEAWYCPQCKQHREASKQLLLWRLPNVLIVQLKRFSFRSFIWRDKINDLVEFPVRNLDLSKFCIGQKEEQLPSYDLYAVINHYGGMIGGHYTACARLPNDRSSQRSDVGWRLFDDSTVTTVDESQIVTRYAYVLFYRRRNSPVERPPREGHSEHHPDLGPAAEAAASQASRIWQELEAEEELVPEGPEPLGLWGPQDWVGPPPRGPTTPDEGCLRYFVLGTMAALVALVLNVFYPLVSQSRWR from the exons ATGCTACGCTGGTTGCTGGCCTCCCGCCTCGGAGAGGACTG GCTGTTAGTTCCTTGCTGGAGAATTTGGCCTCAAAGACTTGCCAAGATAGCTGGGCCAGGAAGAAAGCGCCGCAGCCCTGACCCAGACACCGTTGCCGACCCTGGGGCACTCTGGCTGTCGACTAAGCGGCTCAAGATGTCTGGTGGGTCCAGTGCCACAGACCCGAGGAGGGGGCCCCCAGGACTGGAGGAGGCCGCTAGTAAGAAGAAGCAGAAGGATCGAGCAAACCAGGAGAGCAAAGATGGAGATCCCAGGAGAG GGTCAGTATCCATTCCTCAAGAGGAGCAGACCAAAGAGG AGTTGTTGCTCGATTGGAGGCAGAGTGCAGATGAAGTAATTGTCAAGCTTCGTGTAGGAATGGGTCCCCTGCGGCTGGATGAGGTGGATGCTGCTTTCACAGACACGGACTGTGTGGTGCGGCTTCCAG GTGGTCGGCAATGGGGGGGTGTCTTCTATGCTGAGATAGAAAGTTCTTGCACCAAAGTGCAGGCCCGCAAGGGTGGTCTCCTGCAGCTGGCACTGCCCAAGAAGGTGCCTCTGCTCACGTGGCCCTCTCTCCTG GTTGAGGCTGAGGAACAGCTATGTGTACCACCGCTGAACCCCCAAACCTGCCTCCTGGGCTCAGAGGAGAATTTAGCCCTTTTGGCAGGAGAGAAGACAGTGTCCCCCAGGAATGACCCAGTCTCTCCAGCCATGGCCCAGAGCGTAGACCCTGGAAAAGATGACCATGTCAAGGAGATGGCAGTGGCCGCAGATGTTGGAACCTTGGTGGATGGTAaag AGCCTGAGCCCATGGTGAACCTGGCATTTGTCAAGAATGATTCATATGAGAAGGGGCCAGATTCAGTGGTGGTGCACGTGTATGTGAAAGAGATCCACAGGGACACCTCTCGAGTACTTTTCCGCGAGCAGGACTTCACGCTCATCTTCCAGACCAG GGATGGAAACTTCCTGAGGCTGCACCTGGGGTGTGGGCCCCACACCATCTTCCGTTGGCAGGTGAAGCTCAG gaacctgattgaaccagagCAGTGCACCTTCTGTTTCACGGCCTCTCGCATCGACATCTGCCTTCGTAAGCGGCAGAGTCAGCGCTGGGGGGGCCTGGAGGCCCCAGCTGCACGAG GTGCAGTGGGTGGTGCAAAGGTTGCCGTGCCGACAGGTCCAACCCCTCTGGATTCAACCCCACCAGgaggtgccccccaccccctgacaGGCCAGGACGAATCCCGGGCTGTGGAGAAGGATAAACCCAAGGCTCGATCTGAGGACACAGGGCTGGATGGTGTGGTGGCCCGCACCCCTGTGGAACATGTAACCCCAAAGCCAGAGCCACACCTGGCCTCG CCCAAACCAACATGTATGGTGCCTCCGATGCCCCACAGCCCCGTGAGCGGAGACagtgtggaggaggaggaggaggaagagaagaaggtgTGTCTGCCAGGCTTCACTGGCCTTGTCAATTTAGGCAACACTTGCTTCATGAACAGCGTCATTCAGTCTCTGTCCAACACTCGAGAACTCCGGGACTTCTTCCATG ACCGCTCCTTTGAGTCCGAGATCAACTACAACAACCCGCTGGGGACTGGTGGGCGTCTGGCCATTGGCTTTGCTGTGCTGCTCCGGGCGCTGTGGAAGGGCACCCACCATGCCTTCCAACCTTCTAAGTTGAAG GCCATTGTGGCGAGCAAGGCCAGCCAGTTCACAGGCTATGCACAGCATGATGCCCAGGAATTCATGGCCTTCCTGCTGGACGGGCTGCATGAGGACCTGAATCGTATCCAGAACAAGCCCTACACAGAGACAGTGGACTCAGATGGGCGGCCTGATGAG GTGGTGGCTGAGGAAGCATGGCAGCGGCACAAGATGAGGAATGACTCTTTCATCGTGGACCTATTTCAGGGCCAGTACAAGTCGAAGCTGGTGTGCCCTGTATGTGCCAAG GTATCCATCACTTTTGACCCATTCCTTTACCTGCCAGTGCCCTTACCACAGAAGCAGAAGGTTCTCCCTGTGTTTTATTTTGCCCGAGAACCCCACAGCAAGCCTGTCAAG TTCCTGGTGAGCATTAGCAAGGAGAACTCCAGTGCAAGTGAAGTGTTGGATTCTCTCTCTCAGAGCGTCCACGTGAAGCCTGAGAACCTGCGTCTGGCTGAG GTAATTAAGAATCGCTTCCACCGTGTCTTCCTGCCCTCCCACTCACTGGACACTGTGTCCCCATCTGACGTGCTTCTCTGCTTTGAGCTGCTATCCCCAGAGTTGGCTAAGGAGCGGGTAGTGGTGCTAGAGGTGCAACAG CGCCCCCAGGTGCCCAGCATCCCCATCTCCAAGTGTGCAGCCTGCCAGCGAAAGCAGCAGTCGGAGGATGAAAAGCTGAAGCGCTGTACCCGTTGCTATCGTGTGGGCTACTGTAACCA GCTCTGCCAGAAAACACACTGGCCTGACCACAAGGGCCTCTGCCGCCCTGAGAACATTGGTTATCCCTTCCTGGTCAGTGTACCTGCCTCACGCCTCACTTATGCCCGTCTTGCTCAGCTCCTAGAGGGCTATGCCCG GTACTCTGTGAGTGTATTCCAGCCACCCTTCCAGCCTGGCCGCATGGCCTTGGAGACTCAGGGCCCTGGCTGCACCACACTGCTCTCCACTAgctccctggaggctgaggacAGTGAGAGGGACCCCATTCAGCCACCTGAGCTCCAGTTGGTGACCCCTGTAGCTGAGGGTGACACAGGGGTTCCCCGGGCATGGGCAGCCCCTGATCGGGGTCCTGTGCCCAGCACCAGTGGAATTTCTTCTGAGATGCTGGCCAGTGGGCCCACTGAGGTTGGCTCCTTGCCTGCTGGTGAGAAGGTATCCCGGCCTGAAG CTGCTGTGCCTGGGTACCAACATCCAAGTGAAACCATGAATGCCCACACACCCcagttcttcatctataaaatagacaCATCCAACCGAGAACAGCGACTAGAGGACAAAG GAGAGACCCTACTGGAGCTGGGTGATGACTGTAGCCTGGCCCTTGTCTGGCGGAACAATGAGCGCCTGCAGGAGTTTGTGCTGGTAGCCTCCAAGGAGCTGGAATGTGCTGAGGATCCAGGCTCTGCTGGGGAGGCTGCCCGTGCTGGCCACTTTACCCTGGACCAGTGCCTCAATCTCTTCACAcggcctgaggtgctggcaccTGAGGAGGCCTG GTACTGCCCACAATGCAAACAGCATCGTGAAGCCTCCAAGCAGCTGTTGCTGTGGCGCCTGCCAAATGTGCTCATCGTGCAGCTCAAGCGCTTCTCCTTTCGCAGTTTCATCTGGCGTGACAAGATCAATGACTTGGTCGAGTTCCCTGTTCG GAACCTGGACCTGAGCAAGTTCTGCATTGGTCAGAAAGAGGAGCAGTTGCCCAGCTACGACCTTTATGCTGTCATCAACCACTATGGAGGCATGATCGGTGGCCACTATACTGCGTGTGCACGCCTGCCCAATGATCGCAGCAGCCAGCGCAGTGACGTGG GCTGGCGCTTATTTGATGACAGCACGGTGACCACAGTAGACGAGAGCCAGATCGTGACGCGTTATGCCTATGTACTCTTCTACCGCCGGCGGAACTCTCCTGTGGAGAGGCCCCCCAGGGAAGGTCACTCTGAGCACCACCCAGACCTAGGCCCTGCAGCTGAGGCTGCTGCCAGCCAG GCTTCCCGGATTTGGCAGGAGCTGGAGGCCGAGGAGGAGCTGGTGCCTGAGGGGCCTGAGCCCCTGGGTCTCTGGGGGCCCCAAGACTGGGTGGGCCCCCCGCCACGTGGCCCTACCACACCAGACGAGGGCTGCCTCCGGTACTTTGTCCTGGGCACCATGGCAGCTTTGGTGGCCCTCGTGCTCAACGTGTTCTATCCTCTGGTATCTCAGAGTCGCTGGAGATGA